The following nucleotide sequence is from Paenibacillus andongensis.
GCGTGGCGCGGCTGTTAAACGCCCTTCGTAGTTTGTTACTGGAAAAAAAGCTAGCATAAAGCAAAGTGTTTGATCAGCTATGGATCAAATGCTTTTTATTTTTATCTAACATTCATATTCCGTAAATCAATCCATGATACGATGTTGGAAATGTGCCGATGCGTGATATATGATGAAGGTAGAAGGGATCGTGACCGAGAATGTCAGAAGAACGATTAGCGGTATTAAAAGTGCATATCGACCAGGCTGGTTATGATGAGGTTCCGGATATTATCAAAAAGATTCATTTTGATGTTCGGCAAGGTGAACTGGTGGGTTTGTTAGGTCCAAATGGAGCTGGCAAGAGCACGACAATTAAGAGCATCCTTGGTTTATTGAAGGATTTCAAGGGTGAAATCTCTTTTATGGGTGAACGAAAAAGCTATGCTTACATCCCAGAGCATCCGATTCTGTATGATGAGCTGACGTTATGGGAGCATATGGAATTTGCAGCTTCCGTCTACGATCTGGATCGTGCGGTATTCCTAGAGCGTGCAGACGATCTCTTGCATCGGTTTCGACTGCTGGATGAGAAGCATCAGCTGCCCGGAAAGTTTTCCAAAGGGATGCAGCAGAAAATCATGCTCATCCTCGGCTTTTTGAATAAACCAGATGTATATATTGTGGACGAGCCTTTCATTGGATTGGATCCGAAAGCGATTAAAGATTTCTTAGGGATGTTGGATGAGGAACGCAAGCGCGGTGCAGGCATTCTGATGAGTACCCATGTGTTAGATACAGCAGAACGGATTTGCAGCTCGTTTGTGCTTCTTTCAGGTGGCAGATTGGTAGCAAATGGAACACTGCAGGACATTCAAAAGCAATGCGGCATGCCTGACGCACCATTGTTCGACTGCTTCCATTCGTTACTATGAAGGGGGACAATGGGTTGAAGAGCAGCTTTCAGGTTTTCACACGAAGAGTGCGTTCGGATTGGCACTTCCAGTATCGGGCTTTGCGGATGGCTGTGGATTGGGTCATTGCCATTTATTTTGTCATTCCACTGATGATTGTGGCTGGCTATCAATATTACTCTTGGTGGGCAACGCAGCCCTCTTGGTTTAGTTGGATATCGATGTTTATGATTACAACGGTCTTTTATGTATTCACTTGGCTCGGAACGATTCGATACTTTGTTGAGGAAGGGGACCAGCTTTTCCTTCGACAGAATCAGAAATGGTTTCGGCATATCATGCTGCTCGGCTATAGATACTCTCTTGCATTGCAGGGAATCACGACGTTAATATTGACGCTTGTATTTCTTCCTTTATTAGTTCAAACGTATTCCTACGGTGTGTTACATGTTATTTGCTTATGGCTGCTTACCTATTTGCTGAAAATCAACGTAGGCTTGCTTCGCCAATTGCTTACACTTCGTTTATATGGCATTATGCTTTGGTTGCTGCGGATTGTGGTTTTTGTAGGACTATTCTTCTTGTATCAAGTGTTAGTTACGGAGCTAAGTCATAACACTTCCTATAGTTGGATGATTATTGTTCTTTTTCTAGTGCTGGTCGTTTTCTTAAGCAAAATACGGCTGCAAGAGAAAGGGGCTTTCTTCACTGATATCGCCAGAGAAAGAGATTCGCGGATGCGAATTGTCTCTCTGATGTTAATTCGTGTTGTTGAGCGAAAAAGAAAATCGACAAGGAAGTATCCCCTTTTATTCGGGAAATCGCAGCGCTTGTTCAAAGGGAAAGGGGCCAGCAACGGAATAGCTGATTTATTAACGAAATCTTTTTTTAGAAATGGTACACAGTGGAAACAAACGATACAGTTCGTTGCTGTAATCGGTGGAGCTATGTTTATTTTGCCGGGTGCCCTAAAAATTCCGATCTGGATCCTTGCTGCATGCCTGTTGGTCTTCTGGAGAAAATCATTCTGTAAAGATGAATTAACAGCTCCGTTTCTGACTCTTTTTCCTATCCAGGACACAATGAAACATCAAGCTCTACAATCTGCAACTCCTATCCTTGTACTGCCGGCGCTGATCTTAATCAGCCTATGTATGGGGATCTCTTTCTTCACTTGGTGGGGACCTGTACTGATGATCGGAGCAGCAATTCCGTTAGCTTATGGGACTTCCTCTGTATTTACAAGTTGGTATTGAGTAGGCGAATTACTTTACTTTAAGGTTGAAAGAGATCAAACAAGCCCAGTGCCGTTATTGGCACTGGGCTTGTTTGATTATGAACTTATTTGACTAGAGCATTGTATACATTCGCTTCACCCGCGCCGTATAAAGCATCATTACCGGTTGGGCCGTAATCGATCGCCGTCTTTTCGATTAACGCGGCTACTTGAGCAGGGTTCAACTCCGGATGAGCCGCTTTGATGACACCTGCAATACCAGCCACTTTCGGTGCTGCCATGGATGTACCGTGGAGCAGCGCGTAGCTATGCAGGTTAGAAGTGAAATACGAAGGTAAATAAGTAGGCCATGTGCTTAATGCGCGATAGTGGAAATCCCGTTGGTTGAGGTCCAAAGTTGCAGCATAGACAGGCCCATTGTCGCCGCCTGGTGCTGCTACATCGATTTGATTTAATCCATAATTGGAATAAAATGCGATGCTGTTCGTCGACCACTTGTTCGAGGATGAAACATTGATGACACCATTGATTTGGCCAGGTGTTTCTGTTGTTTTTCCTTTAAATACAACGCCAGGGGAACCGTATGTAGCGTTGAGATAATCAGTCACCGCTTTGTTGTCGCGTAGATTGAGACCTTCATTACCTGCTGCCGTTACCACCGTTACGTTATGGTTCACAGCATATTGAATAGCACGTTTCCATAGCAAAATGTCAGCAACATCCGAATATTTGGATCCATCTACATAATACTTTTGGGAGTCAAATCCGCCGATCGACATGTTAATGACGTCAACCTTATCGTTCGCTGCCTGAATGATAGCAGCTACAATCCAGGCCGTAGGCGCACCTTGTCCGCCGGGGAATACGCGGTAGGAGCGGATACCAAGATTCGGGCCGACACCTCTGACTTTGCCGTTCCCGGCAATCGATCCGGACACATGCGTTCCGTGTCCTTCGCGGTCCATAAGATCATTAGGATCGCCGGTTTCACTAGCATCTATTCCAGCCGGCACAAAGTTCTTTCCACCAAGGAAGTTAGCTTTTAGGTCGGGATGGTTGGCATCAATACCGCTGTCGATAACGCCTACAACGGCTTTATGCGTGCTGCCTGTGCCTCCGGTTTCAATCGCAAACGAAGCTCCGTCATTCGTTACTTTCTTAATGTCCCACTGATAATCCCAGTAGCTGCTCGTTGCTTCCGGCTGGGGAATATCTGTAACTGGCTGACCGTCAGCTGCAGAGGGATCTACCGTACCATCGCTTAGCTTATGTACCATCTGAACGTTAGCAGCAGCAATATCCTTGAATGACTGCAGCTTGGTCATAAATTCGGTGCTGGACGAACTCACCTCCAATCCTCCAATCTCAGGAATAGCTCGAACAACTTGCCCGCCTGCCGCTTGAATCAATGCTGCGTAACCAGTCGGAAGCTGGTTTGAGAATGCAATTACATATGTCTTGGTTGTAACTGTCGTTCCACCAGTGCTGCTCTTCGATGCTGCCATTGCAGATATGCCGCCACCCATTACTGTTGAGACAGCCAAGATGCTAGATACGAACAGGGTTGTCCACTTTCGCTTCATAGTAGCCCTCCTTCAATTTAAGAGAAATTGCAGTTCTAATAAATTGTAAATGACAGCATGCATAAATAACATGGGTTGGTCGAACCAAATGTGATGTCGATTTCATTCTTTTTTTGACGAATGGTCAATTAAAAATCTATTATCAGAAGTTGATTCCAGATATGAGCTGATTTTTTGGTAATATTGAATCGATATTTGTTTGTGAAAGATTTTTAAAAAACCAAGTATGGCTGTCAGTGGATTTCTGATTTCGTGCGCCATGCTTGCCGCCATCTTCCCAATAATCGTCAGGCGGCACCAGAAGCGATAATACTTAAAATATTTTTACATAGAAGTTGACAATAATTAGTTTGAGGTGTACATTTATCTTAAATCAAAGATATTTGAATCAAAGATATTTAGTGAGAGGTGGTTATAATACCAACTCAACTAAATGATGCTCTTGAGATTTCCCTTAAGTTGTTTGTTGTTCTTTCCAAGGCTTACAAAGCGATCAAAGCATCCTTTGCAGCAAATTGGAGAGAAAATATTAATAAGATCCATTCTTTAATGATGACTGTCACGCAAGAGGAGCAGCAAGAGGCGATTGTACTGCTCAAGAAATTGGAAAAAGGTGTGCTGGAGGGGTAGACTAGCCGCATGAGTTGAAATCTAAATTTAGGAGGTTGTTTAATATGCAAGCACGAGTGTACACACCTGCGATGCAGGGAATTGGTGAATTTGACGGTGGGAAAATCAAAGAACAAAAGCCGATTGGCTTTCCAGGAGAAGGATCGGTTATCAAGCGAGTGGGCCCTCTATTTTATTGGGCATGGGCAACCTCAAACGCTGAGGCCATGATCGGCCTGCATCCTCATCAAGGCTTTGAGATTATGACTTATGTGATTGAAGGCAGTGCCTTCCACGGGGATACCTTGGGTACTGACAGCACTGTGGGAGCCGGCGGGGCGCAGGTCATGCAAACAGGCTCTGGTGTTAGTCATCAAGAAAAACTAAGTGCCAATGCGGAACTTTTTCAAATTTGGTTCGAGCCTGAATTGACGGAAGCGATGCGGAGAAAGCCAACTTATCGCCAGTATGAGCATGAAGAATTTCCACAAGTAAGTCATGAAGCAGGATATAAAGTGAAAACGGTAATTGGTGCAGATGCTCCTGTACAGTTGGTTGCTGATATTGAAATGTGGGATGTTGAAGTAAATCGCGGCGTTCATTATCAACATAAGATTGATGCCGGTTATACCTTAACGGCTTTAGCTATCCGCGGGGAGGGAACTTGGGGGGAAACTGGAACATCGAAACAACCTGTACAATTTCATCACAAAGATTTCATCCTTGCAGCTGCTGACTCAGAGACAGAGGTAACAATAACGAACTCGGATGAAGAGGTAATGAGGCTGATCCTCATCAAGGTTCCAACAACGGTGAGTTATCCGCTCTATCGTAAAAGATAATTGTGGCTTTTGCTTTGTGTTAAATATCTTTAATAGAAGTTTATTGAATTGCCCCAAACTCAACCCGCACCCGGAGTCACCAGTCTAGCGGAACGTAGAAGCTTTATTTTGCCTAAAATCGCGCATTTCACGTTTTCGCGGAACGAGAAGCCTCTATTTCTCGCATTCGAGGTGTAAAAACCGATAAAACGCCAAAATAGAGCCCTCACGTTCCGCGTACCGACTCCGGTTCAACATAATCACCGAAATAAGGGCTCCTCGTTCCCCGCGATGCTCCGATTAACAGCTTATATGTCTGAAATCACTCCACAGAAGTTTAGCTTTCAAGCCGATCTATAAATCATGGATTTTTAAGCAAATTTTACGTCGTCAGCAAGTGAAAGTGGATCGTGTAAAAACATGTCAATAACACGAAATGATAAAACGCTACTGACATAACACTGTCAGTAGCGTTTTTTTTGCATCCCTTTTATGTTAGATTAACGAGCGACTGCATAGTGTAACTGAATGACACCACTGCCGAGGGACTTGGAATCCAACAACTCTACATGCTTGTATCGATAGTCGTGTTGGTCAATCAAAAGATTGAGCCCCTTACCCTCCAGAACCGGCGCTACATTGAATATCAATTCGTCAACAAGCCCGAGACTCAAAAATGCATTGTGCAAATCCGCACCGCCTGCGATTAGGGCGGTTTGATGGCCTTTTTGTTGCAGGAGGTCCAGGGCTTCTTGAGGGGACCGTGCAACCGTTATACCAGGGATTTCTATGGCGCTTTTCGAAACCACGACGATGTCGATATCGGCAAAGGGACCTCCGCCATTCCCCTTCATGGCTTCGAATGTGCGGCGTCCGACAATGAAATTGCCCGCAGCTGTTGCATGCTTGGTGAAATCGTCCAGCGCTTCCTTTTTTGGCGGATTTTCAGGACTGGATTGTGCATAGTTACCGTTAGCGGCTAAAGTTGCCCATAGAATTGTTTTCATTTTGTTATCCTCCTTAGTTCAATTCAAGTTCGTTCAAGTACTCTTCGGATGGATGCTGCAACGCGATCCGGCCGGTCCTCTTGGACGTAATGTGAGGCATCATCCAGAATTTCGGTTTCATTTAAGGGAAGATGCCTCTGCCACTTCGCCATCTCATCTTGCGGGAAACCAGCGCTGTCTTTCGTCCCCCATAAAATTTGCGTGGGAAGATCCGAAAGTTTATGCAGTCCGGCCTCGATGTTCGCAAGCCATAATCGTGCCTTACGAATGTGCCTCGGGAAGACCCACGTTGGTTTCCTGGATGCCGGTGTTGGGAACGGAGCGCTATAGGCGTGTCTTAAGCTTTCTGTGACATTTTCGGAATGATGAATTCCGTGTGGTACAATCACTTTAGCGAAGAAGTTGCGCCTTGTCTGAAGCCAGTAGCCGAGCGGCCAACCTCCCATTGCAATGGAAAAAAGTTTCATGGCAAGCAGGGTCGCCGGCCATGCCCATGTATTCATGAGCACGATGCCGCGCAAATTGTCCCTGTTCTGAACCGCATAATTGAATCCGATGGGGCCTCCCCAGTCCTGGACCACCAAAACAAAGTCTTTCAAGTCCAAACACCGGATGACTTCCGTGACGGCATCCGATTGCTCTTGCGGCGTAAACCCGTAACGTGAAGGAGCTTTGGACATGCCGAATCCGGGATAATCCATCGCGACCAGCCGACATTCGCCGTGCAGCTCCTTGACGACTTTCCGATATAGATACGACCATGTCGGATTACCGTGAAGGAGAAGAACCGTCGGTCCAGTTCCTTCGTCGATGTAATGGATGTATCCGTCTCGGTAAGGCAACCAATGATCCTTGAACGGATACTCAAGTGAATCTACTTCAAACGTCCTTTTCATTTTCGCCCCCCCAGTGTTTTCCTTGGTACTCGATCTATATCCAATATTAGTTAACTGTGGTACATTTGAAAAGTAGTTACATTAAAGTGCAATAGTTTCATAAAATGAACTATGGAGGGCATAACGTGATTGAACCTACTTGTCCGGATGCAATTGAATCCGTCCTGGAGATCCTGGACGGCAAGTGGACTCTGTATCTTCTGCGTGACTTGTTTAACGGGATCAATCGTTTTGGAGCGTTGCGGCGAACGCTGCATCCCATTAGTCCCAAAACCTTGACTGACCGATTGCGGATGTTGGAGGAGCAGGGGATTGTGACCCGTACGCTTTACCCGGGGGTACCTTTACATGTGGAATATGATCTTACCGAACGCGGGCGTCGTCTCCAACCCATTTTTGCTGCTATGAGCGCATGGGCACAGGCCGAAGGTACGTGTACTAGTAACAAGGCGACCGAGCTGCCTTTGGAAAAGCAATTGTAGTTCCCCCTAAACCAGTGAACGCGCTAATACATTTTCATTGAAAACAATCCTTATCTTGACTTAGACGAAAATATTTTTGTAATATTATACCAAGTCATACAAATTAGGCACTGACCAAAGACATGATTTCCTACACGAACTGTCCAGAGAGAGAAGTTTAGGCTGAAAGCTTCTCCAGTTACCGGTTGCGAAATTACCCCTTTGTAGCCGTGACGTTGAACCCGTCGATCTATATTCGCGGCAGTAAGCGGCACCGTCTTATCCCCGATACCGGATGCCAATAAGGACCCTGCATCTGCATACTTTGGTGTACAACCAGAGAATGTAACGTTGTAGGTCGAATTAGGGTGGAACCACGAGCTGAACGCACTCGTCCCTTTGTGGGAGAGATGCGTTTTTTTGCGTTCAAAAAATAATGAAATAAATAGGATTGGAGGCTAAATCATGGAGATCAAAGTAACATTGCCAGATGGAACAATTAGGAGGTATCAACAAGGCACGACAATCGAACAAGTGGCGGAATCCATAAGTACGGGTTTGAAGAAGAATGCTGCAGCTGGAAAGATTAACGGCAAACTCGTTGATCTTAACCAATCGATCGAGCATGATAGTCTCATTGAAATTGTAACTCTTGACAGCAAAGAAGGTCTGGAGATATATAGACACAGTACGGCGCATTTAATGGCTCAAGCTATTAAACGAATATATGGAGAGAAGGCGGTCAAGCTTGGGATTGGACCGGTCATCGAAGACGGATTCTATTATGATATGGATATAGAAAGACCGCTGTCTAGTGATGATCTTGCCGCCATTAAAAAAGAGATGGAGAAAGTTATCCAAGAGAACCTGCCCATTCTTCGCAGGGTCGTTAGCCGTTCAGAAGCAATTAAGACATTCGAGGAACTCGAAGAACCGTTAAAATTGGAGCTCATTCGCGACCTGCCGGAAGATGCCGTCATTACCATTTATGATCAAGGTGAATTTTTTGACCTGTGTCGGGGACCTCACCTTCCCTCTACAGGTCGTATTAAGGCGTTCAAGCTGATGAACGTGGCAGGTGCCTACTGGCGTGGAGACTCTAATAATAAGATGCTGCAGCGGATTTATGGGACTTCATTTCCAAAGAAGGTCCAGCTTGAAGAACATTTACATGTTCTTGAGGAAGCCAAAAAGCGAGATCACCGCAAACTCGGCAAAGAACTTGAATTGTTTATGTTCTCTGAAGAAGCGCCAGGCATGCCGTTCTTTCTTCCAAAAGGGATGACGATCCGTACGGAGCTTGAGAACTTCGCGCGTGAATTACAAAGACAACGGGATTACGATGAAGTGCGTACACCGCTTATGATGAATAATAGGGTTTGGGAGCAATCCGGACATTGGGATCATTACAAAGATAACATGTACTTTACCAACGTGGACGAAACAAAATTTGCGCTTAAACCGATGAACTGCCCGGGACACATGCTTATTTTTAAAAACAGCTTACACTCCTACAGAGAATTGCCTATCCGTCTATCCGAATTTGGCCAAGTGCACCGCCACGAATTATCGGGGGCACTTAACGGGATGATGCGGGTCCGTACGTTCTGCCAGGACGACGCACACCTTTTCGTTTTGCCTGAACAAATTGAGGATGAAATTAGCCGTGTCATTGCCCTGATCGACCACGTTTATCAAGTACTCGGTTTTGAATACAAGGTCGAGCTATCCACCCGGCCGGAAGATTCTATGGGTTCAGATGAGCTATGGAGCCAGGCCGAACAATCTTTACAAAATGTCTTGGACAAACTTGGTATCGAATATCATGTCAATGAAGGCGATGGCGCATTCTATGGACCCAAGATCGATTTTCACATATTAGATGCGCTTAAACGGAGCTGGCAGTGTGGGACGATCCAACTGGATTTCCAGATGCCCGAAAAATTCGATCTTTCTTACATTGGCGAGGACAACCAGAGGCACCGGCCGGTCGTTATACATCGCGCTCTTTATGGATCGATTGAGCGATTTATTGGCATGTTAACCGAGCATTTTACTGGAGCTTTCCCCCTATGGCTTGCCCCTGTCCAGGCGAAATTGTTGCCGGTTTCGGAGAACTATATCGACTATGCCCTTAAAGTGAAGAAGTCGCTAGAAGAGGTTGGGATTCGTGTCGAAGCAGATGTGCGGAATGAAAAACTTGGGTATAAAATTCGTGAAGCCCAGCTCGAAAAAGTACCTTATATGCTCGTACTTGGTGAGAACGAGAAAAATTCCGGAAAGGTGTCCGTTAGAAAGAGAGGCGGAGATGACCTTGGCTTAAGAAGTATCATAGAGATTTCTGAGCAAATTCATGAAGAAATTCGTGCTAAAAAGTAAGTTAAAATACGTTTAATTATGAAACGGAGGTATTATGTTACCCTTTATTGATAATAAGGAGCTCATTACTACAGTCGAAGAGCTTAGATCGCTTATTGGCTACCCAAGCGAACTTGTTCAACACAAGGTCATTTCTCATATCGATGAACATTGCAGGGACTTTATTGCCAAATCACCTTTCATAGTGATATCAACCTCTGATTCTACAGGCAGATGTGACGTATCTCCCAGAGGTGATTCGGCCGGTTTTATCCGGGTAGTTGATAACAAGCACATAGTAATTCCTGAACGACCAGGGAATAAAAGAATGGACTCTTTAACCAATATAATTTCCAATCCAGAAATAGGTCTAGTTTTTCTAATTCCTGGGCTCGGAGAAACACTGCGAATAAATGGGCGTGCCTTTATTACTAAAGATAGTGAATTGTTAAATACGATGGCTGTGAGTGGAAAAATACCCTTACTCGGTATTGTAGTTGCCATTGAAGAGTGTTTCCTTCACTGCGCAAAAGCATTTAGACGATCGAGATTGTGGGAGCCTGAATCTTGGTTGAATAAAGATGAATTACCCTCAGCTGCAAAGATCCTATCATCTCATGTAAAACTTGAGGGTATAACCGCTGAGCTAATTGCCGAAAGATTAGAAGAAAGCTATTCCAAAAGACTGTATTAGTCATTAGATGAGAATCATGATAATTTTATAAGTTCTAAGCAGAGAATATTGAATTTAATATCCCGGCCCCTTTGATATGATGATGACAAGAACAACAACAACAGATAAATGAAAGGGGCATTCACATTTGAAAAAGCTAAGCCAAACAGTAGTAAGCGCTATCGTAGTTGGTGGTTTATTGGCGGGATGTTCAACACAAAATGACGGTGGAAATACGTCGTCAGCAGTACCCAAACAAACGGATAATGCGGTTAAAAAAGAAGAGAAAGTCAAGCTGACGTTCTGGAGAAACTCGGGGAATGATACGGAGAATGCAGCCTATGACAAGCTTGTTGCTTCCTTCATGCAAAAGTATCCGAACATATCTGTAGAAATGACACCGATTCCGTACTCCGATTATGACACGAAATTACGAGTATCCATCGCTTCAGGCAGTCCACCGGATATTATGGCGCTAGATGCTCCTACGGTTGGTTCGTACGCAAATGCCGGTGCTCTGAAGCCGTTGACCACTTACTTCAAAACGGACGGGAATATCGATGATGTTCCTAAATCAACACTTGCGACCTACACGTATCAAAATGAAATTTATATGGCGCCATTAACGGAATCTTCGATTGCCATGTTCTATAACAAAAAGATGTTTCAAGCGAAGGGCATTCCGCTTCCTT
It contains:
- a CDS encoding ABC transporter ATP-binding protein; the protein is MSEERLAVLKVHIDQAGYDEVPDIIKKIHFDVRQGELVGLLGPNGAGKSTTIKSILGLLKDFKGEISFMGERKSYAYIPEHPILYDELTLWEHMEFAASVYDLDRAVFLERADDLLHRFRLLDEKHQLPGKFSKGMQQKIMLILGFLNKPDVYIVDEPFIGLDPKAIKDFLGMLDEERKRGAGILMSTHVLDTAERICSSFVLLSGGRLVANGTLQDIQKQCGMPDAPLFDCFHSLL
- a CDS encoding ABC transporter permease, giving the protein MKSSFQVFTRRVRSDWHFQYRALRMAVDWVIAIYFVIPLMIVAGYQYYSWWATQPSWFSWISMFMITTVFYVFTWLGTIRYFVEEGDQLFLRQNQKWFRHIMLLGYRYSLALQGITTLILTLVFLPLLVQTYSYGVLHVICLWLLTYLLKINVGLLRQLLTLRLYGIMLWLLRIVVFVGLFFLYQVLVTELSHNTSYSWMIIVLFLVLVVFLSKIRLQEKGAFFTDIARERDSRMRIVSLMLIRVVERKRKSTRKYPLLFGKSQRLFKGKGASNGIADLLTKSFFRNGTQWKQTIQFVAVIGGAMFILPGALKIPIWILAACLLVFWRKSFCKDELTAPFLTLFPIQDTMKHQALQSATPILVLPALILISLCMGISFFTWWGPVLMIGAAIPLAYGTSSVFTSWY
- a CDS encoding S8 family serine peptidase; translated protein: MKRKWTTLFVSSILAVSTVMGGGISAMAASKSSTGGTTVTTKTYVIAFSNQLPTGYAALIQAAGGQVVRAIPEIGGLEVSSSSTEFMTKLQSFKDIAAANVQMVHKLSDGTVDPSAADGQPVTDIPQPEATSSYWDYQWDIKKVTNDGASFAIETGGTGSTHKAVVGVIDSGIDANHPDLKANFLGGKNFVPAGIDASETGDPNDLMDREGHGTHVSGSIAGNGKVRGVGPNLGIRSYRVFPGGQGAPTAWIVAAIIQAANDKVDVINMSIGGFDSQKYYVDGSKYSDVADILLWKRAIQYAVNHNVTVVTAAGNEGLNLRDNKAVTDYLNATYGSPGVVFKGKTTETPGQINGVINVSSSNKWSTNSIAFYSNYGLNQIDVAAPGGDNGPVYAATLDLNQRDFHYRALSTWPTYLPSYFTSNLHSYALLHGTSMAAPKVAGIAGVIKAAHPELNPAQVAALIEKTAIDYGPTGNDALYGAGEANVYNALVK
- a CDS encoding histidine kinase dimerization/phospho-acceptor domain-containing protein; amino-acid sequence: MAASMAHEIRNPLTAILGFLKIFHKQISIQYYQKISSYLESTSDNRFLIDHSSKKE
- a CDS encoding pirin family protein, which encodes MQARVYTPAMQGIGEFDGGKIKEQKPIGFPGEGSVIKRVGPLFYWAWATSNAEAMIGLHPHQGFEIMTYVIEGSAFHGDTLGTDSTVGAGGAQVMQTGSGVSHQEKLSANAELFQIWFEPELTEAMRRKPTYRQYEHEEFPQVSHEAGYKVKTVIGADAPVQLVADIEMWDVEVNRGVHYQHKIDAGYTLTALAIRGEGTWGETGTSKQPVQFHHKDFILAAADSETEVTITNSDEEVMRLILIKVPTTVSYPLYRKR
- a CDS encoding dihydrofolate reductase family protein, with translation MKTILWATLAANGNYAQSSPENPPKKEALDDFTKHATAAGNFIVGRRTFEAMKGNGGGPFADIDIVVVSKSAIEIPGITVARSPQEALDLLQQKGHQTALIAGGADLHNAFLSLGLVDELIFNVAPVLEGKGLNLLIDQHDYRYKHVELLDSKSLGSGVIQLHYAVAR
- a CDS encoding alpha/beta fold hydrolase yields the protein MKRTFEVDSLEYPFKDHWLPYRDGYIHYIDEGTGPTVLLLHGNPTWSYLYRKVVKELHGECRLVAMDYPGFGMSKAPSRYGFTPQEQSDAVTEVIRCLDLKDFVLVVQDWGGPIGFNYAVQNRDNLRGIVLMNTWAWPATLLAMKLFSIAMGGWPLGYWLQTRRNFFAKVIVPHGIHHSENVTESLRHAYSAPFPTPASRKPTWVFPRHIRKARLWLANIEAGLHKLSDLPTQILWGTKDSAGFPQDEMAKWQRHLPLNETEILDDASHYVQEDRPDRVAASIRRVLERT
- a CDS encoding winged helix-turn-helix transcriptional regulator: MIEPTCPDAIESVLEILDGKWTLYLLRDLFNGINRFGALRRTLHPISPKTLTDRLRMLEEQGIVTRTLYPGVPLHVEYDLTERGRRLQPIFAAMSAWAQAEGTCTSNKATELPLEKQL
- the thrS gene encoding threonine--tRNA ligase, with amino-acid sequence MEIKVTLPDGTIRRYQQGTTIEQVAESISTGLKKNAAAGKINGKLVDLNQSIEHDSLIEIVTLDSKEGLEIYRHSTAHLMAQAIKRIYGEKAVKLGIGPVIEDGFYYDMDIERPLSSDDLAAIKKEMEKVIQENLPILRRVVSRSEAIKTFEELEEPLKLELIRDLPEDAVITIYDQGEFFDLCRGPHLPSTGRIKAFKLMNVAGAYWRGDSNNKMLQRIYGTSFPKKVQLEEHLHVLEEAKKRDHRKLGKELELFMFSEEAPGMPFFLPKGMTIRTELENFARELQRQRDYDEVRTPLMMNNRVWEQSGHWDHYKDNMYFTNVDETKFALKPMNCPGHMLIFKNSLHSYRELPIRLSEFGQVHRHELSGALNGMMRVRTFCQDDAHLFVLPEQIEDEISRVIALIDHVYQVLGFEYKVELSTRPEDSMGSDELWSQAEQSLQNVLDKLGIEYHVNEGDGAFYGPKIDFHILDALKRSWQCGTIQLDFQMPEKFDLSYIGEDNQRHRPVVIHRALYGSIERFIGMLTEHFTGAFPLWLAPVQAKLLPVSENYIDYALKVKKSLEEVGIRVEADVRNEKLGYKIREAQLEKVPYMLVLGENEKNSGKVSVRKRGGDDLGLRSIIEISEQIHEEIRAKK
- a CDS encoding pyridoxamine 5'-phosphate oxidase family protein; its protein translation is MLPFIDNKELITTVEELRSLIGYPSELVQHKVISHIDEHCRDFIAKSPFIVISTSDSTGRCDVSPRGDSAGFIRVVDNKHIVIPERPGNKRMDSLTNIISNPEIGLVFLIPGLGETLRINGRAFITKDSELLNTMAVSGKIPLLGIVVAIEECFLHCAKAFRRSRLWEPESWLNKDELPSAAKILSSHVKLEGITAELIAERLEESYSKRLY